The following proteins are co-located in the Herpetosiphonaceae bacterium genome:
- the hisH gene encoding imidazole glycerol phosphate synthase subunit HisH, producing MIAVIDYGAGNLRSAVRALDHVGAQLTVTDDPNVIASAQGVVLPGVGATLDTMSELDRRGLSPVIPQVIRADTPFLGICVGMQVLAQISEEFGEHPCLGVVPGRVRKLPERAGKVPQIGWNQARLAMPEHPLLAGIPDATDFYFVHSYYVDTPDRSIVAGWTEYGVEFPSMLAFGSAFATQFHPEKSGRWGLALLRNFVQLVESRSARAPVQQGAA from the coding sequence ATGATCGCAGTGATTGATTACGGCGCAGGCAATCTGCGCTCCGCCGTCCGCGCGCTGGACCATGTCGGCGCACAACTGACCGTCACCGACGATCCGAACGTCATCGCCTCGGCGCAGGGCGTGGTGCTGCCCGGCGTCGGCGCAACGCTCGACACGATGAGTGAGCTTGACCGGCGCGGACTATCGCCGGTGATCCCGCAGGTGATTCGGGCCGACACGCCCTTCCTGGGCATTTGCGTGGGCATGCAAGTGCTGGCGCAGATCAGCGAGGAGTTCGGCGAGCATCCATGCCTGGGCGTCGTTCCGGGGCGGGTGCGCAAGCTGCCGGAGCGCGCCGGGAAAGTCCCGCAGATTGGCTGGAACCAGGCGCGGCTCGCGATGCCGGAGCATCCGCTGCTGGCAGGGATTCCCGACGCCACGGATTTTTATTTCGTCCACTCGTACTACGTCGATACGCCCGACCGATCGATCGTGGCCGGGTGGACCGAGTACGGTGTTGAGTTTCCCTCGATGCTGGCGTTTGGCTCGGCATTTGCCACGCAGTTCCACCCTGAGAAGAGCGGGCGCTGGGGTCTGGCGCTGCTGCGCAATTTCGTGCAGCTTGTGGAGAGCCGGAGCGCGCGCGCGCCCGTCCAGCAGGGCGCGGCCTAG